The Microbacterium natoriense genomic interval CTGGTGAACTTCATCGCCGAGAAACGGATCGGCGGTTCCGCGGATGCCGACTGGAACCGCGCCGTCGATCCGGCGCCGATCGCGGAGCTGTTCCGCGAGTGGAGCTTCGACTGGCTCGACGTCCCCGCCGCGATCTCGGCTGCGGACGAGATCCTCGAATACCCCATGGTCGATCGCGACGCTCTGCCGCAGTGGACCTTCGGTCGCACCACACTGATCGGAGACGCCGCGCACGCGATGTACCCGAACGGCTCGAACGGTGGCTCGCAGGCGATCCTCGATGCCCGGATGCTCGCGCTCCACCTGGCCACCGCGGACACCATCGATGAAGCCCTCTCCCGCTACGAGGACGACCGGCGTCCAGCCATGACGACTCTGCTCGCGGGCACGAGGGCGACCGGGCCCGAGCGAGTCATGCTCGTCGCTGCAGAGCGCGCGCCCGAAGGATTCGAGGACATCGACGACGTCGTCCCGGCATCCGAGCGCGAACAGATCGCCGCCGACTACAAGAAGGCCGCGGGTTTCCTCCCGGAGATGCTCAACGAGCGCTCCTCGCTCAGCCCGGTGCGGCGATGACCAGGTCGGCGCGCGACACCGTCCATGACTCCGCATCGGCGCCCGTGACGCTCGATGCCGCTCGGCTCGCTGCCGTGATCTCCCCGTTGCGCCGTGCGCTGCTGTCGGCCACGCGCGCGTCCGCCGAGCTGCCGGAGCTGCCGGAAGCGCAGATCGACGTGCTGCGCACGCTTCCCCGCGGCACGGCGAAGGGCCCGGCCGAGATCGCCGCCCAGCTGCGGCTCGGCCGCCCGACGATCAGCAACCTCCTCGGCGCCATGGAGTCCGACGGGCTGGTCGAGCGCGGCGCCGACCCGGTCGACGGACGCCGCGTCCTCGTCACCGCCTCGCCGCGTGCTCTCGATCTGTTCGAGCGATTCGACTCGTCCAGCTCCCGCCTCGTCGCCGAGGCGGTCTCTCGCCTCGGCGACGCCGAGCGTTCCGCGCTCAGCGAAGCTCTCCCCGCCCTAGAGCGCCTGTGCGCCGTTCTCACGGGAGCGGATGACTCGGCATCCACTCCCACTTCGACGGAGACACCATGAACCTGCCCGTTCCCGTGCTCGAGCCGGCCTTCGACGTCGTCGTCGAGCTCGGCCCGCTGGAGGATCACCTCGACACCAGCGCCGGGCATCGCCGCGTCGTGCCGATCGTCGGCGGACGGGTGAGCGGCGCCGTCGACGCCGTGATCGCACCGGGCGGCGCCGACTGGCAGGTCGTTCGCCCCGACGGCACGATCGAGATCAACGGCCGCTACACCGCACGGACGACCGACGGCGACTTCCTGCTGCTGCATGCCCAAGGGCTGCGCACAGGAAGCCCCGACGTCCTCGCGCGCCTCGGGCGCGGAGAGGACGTCGATCCGAACGAATACTGCTTCCGCACGACCGTGACGATCGAGACGGCCGCCCCCGGTCTCGCGCATCTGCAGCGGAGCCTGTTCCTCGCCTCCGCGCAGCGACAGACGGATGCCGTGCGCTACCGCGCCTACCGCGTGAGCTGACCCCACCAGGCACGCGCCTCCCGCTCCAGTCGCAGTTCATGCCGCGACGGCATCCGAAGCTGGCGTTCCGGGTGCACTTCGTGCCGCTTGTCGCGAGCCTGAGCGACGCCAACTGCACCCGGAACGGGAGAGGACCCGACCGAGACGACACGAACTGCGACCGGAAACCCGCGCGCGCACGCCGTCACGAGCCGAGAGACCGCAGCGCCTTCACCGAGGCGTACCCGTCGGCGACGTCGCGCACAGGCGTGTCCCACACCCGAACGGTCCCCGCATCGCCGTGATGCGCCGGCCATCCGGGATCACCGTCGACGACCAGCGAGACGGCAGCCGCGTGCAGCTCATCGGCGAGCTCCTGCGGCGGATTCGGCCCGGCCAGCGGCTCCATCGCGGGCCCGTCGAGGCAGTCGAAGAAGAAGGGCACGTCGAGGCAGTGCTCGGCGAAGCCGAAGTGCCCCGAGGGCCACGAGAACCGGTACGCCCAGGTGGGTGCGTCGCCTCGAGCAGCGGCGACGTCGAGCACTGCCGTACGGAACATCCGGTCGGTGAGCACGCGCCCGGCCAGACGGGTCTTGCCGAGCGCGACCACATCAGCGTTCGCGCCGAGGTAGTCGCGCCGAATCGTCTTCGGCACGCCGAGCCTGTTCAGCAGCAGCGCCTGGGGCACCCAGCGCAACGCCTTCGCAGCACCCGTCATCGCCATCGTGAACTCGTCGTCGGTCGACCCGAGCACGAGCGGCTTTTCGGCGCCGACTCCCGCGGCGAGCGCCTCGAGGGTCGGCCGCGGCAACAGGTCGCCATCGACCGACGGGCCCAGCGGGAGCCCCTCATCGATCATCGAGGTGAGCGATTTCGGGCCGAGCTCTGTCGCCTTCTTCTGCAGCTCGAGCACCCGCTCCTCGCCCAACGAGGAGAATCCCGACACCGTCGGCTCGACCCCGCCGGCGATCGCCAGGGCCCGCCCGAACGCCTCCGATCGCGGCGCCGCCACGTCGGCGAGCGCCCCAGAGAGCGCGTACACCCCGTGGAACAGGTGCTGCGCCTTCTCCATGCCGAGCAGGGTGAGCACAGCGCCACCACCCGCGGATTGACCCGCGATGGTCACGCGGCTCGGGTCTCCACCGAAGGCGGCGATGTTCTGCTGCACCCACTCGAGCGCGAGCAGCCAGTCGCGCACACCGCGATTCGAGGGCGCGCCTTCGATCCAGCCGAAGCCGTCGAAGCCGAGCCGGTACGAGATCGACACCGTCACGACGCCGTCGCGGTTGAAGTTGCGCCCGTCGTACCAGGGGCTCGCCGGAGAGCCGGCGAAGTACCCGCCGCCGTGGATCCAGACGAGCACCGGCAGGGCGCCGTCGAGAGACGGCGTGAACACGTTCACGTTGAGCGTGGATTCCCCCGGCACCGACGGCTCGGGGATCAAGGTCACCCCGGGGTCTCCTCGTTGCGCGGTCGGCGCGAAGGACAGAGCGTCGAGCGTGCCCTCCCACGGCTCCTTCGGCACGGGCGCCTGAAAACGCAGGTCGCCGACGGGGGCTTCGGCGAACGGGATCCCCAGGAAAGCGGCCGATCGGACATTGCCTCGACCACCCGTGGTGGGGCGCCAGCATCCGCGAACCCGGCCCGCGGCCGTCTCGACCTCGATGTATTCGGTCATGAGTGCATTCTCGGTCATCAGCGGACTCCCTTGATCGGTGCGGTGGCGATGGCGGCGAGGATCACGAACACGATCGCGAAGACGAACAGCATCGGATATCCGCCGAGCGAGGTGATGATCACGCCGCCGATGGCGGGGCTCAGCGCCTGCGGGACGTTGGTCGCGACGTTGAGGATGCCGAGATCCTTGCCAGCCGACACGCCCTCGTTCGGGAGGACCTCGGTCATCAGCGCGGCGTCCACCGACATGTACAGCCCGAAGCCCACGCCGTTGACGATCGCCATCAGGATCATGCCGGTCATGTTCGGCTGGATCAGCGGCATCGCCAGCCCCGCGATCATCACGACGGATGCCGCGTAGATGAAGACCTTGCGCCTGCCGACCCTGTCGCTCCACCAGCCGGAGAGCGCGATCGCGATCAGGGTGGGGACGAACGCGACGAGCGTGAGGGTGACGACCGCTCCCTGAGCCTCGGCGAGCTCGAGGCCGATGTAGTCGGTGAGCATGTAGAGCTGGAAGGCGCTGACGACGAAGTATCCGAGGATCAGGAGGAACCGCGCGGTGAACGCCCACGCGAAGTCGGGGTGGCGCCGAGGGCTGATCCAGAAGCCCCTGAAGAACGCACCCCAGCGGAACGGCTCGACGGCTGCCTCCTTCGACGACCAGTCGCGGTTGACGAGCGCGAACAGGAGCGACACGACGATGACGGCCGCGCCGAACGCCGAATAGCCGATGCCGACCTGTGCCGCGAAGGCGCCCGCGAGCATGATGCCGACCGTCATGCCCAGCTGCGTGCCGAGGCCGATCATGGCGCTCGCTCCGCCGCGCTTCGATCGCGGGAACCGGTCAGCGGTGATCGCGGTGAGCGGCGCCTGGAAGAAGTTGAGGGCGACCTGGATGATCGTCCAGAACACGGCGATCCACACGATCTCGGTGAGCGAGCCGAGCCCGAACAGGAAGATGCCGCCGACGATCGCACCCAGCACCATCCACGGTGCGCGGCGTCCGAAACGGGAGCGGGTCCGATCGCTGAGTGCGCCGACGATGGGCTGCGCGAACAGCGTGAAGACGAACGAGACCGTGGTGACGACCGCAAGGTTGCCGACTTTGCCTGCCTCGTCGATGAGGAGGATCTGACTCGGCAGGAGGATCGCGATCAGACCGCCGTACGTGGCGAAGAGCGTGAGAGAGGCGACGAGCAGGCTGGGCAGCAGACGCCGGTTCGCTGGCGGGCTGGCAGCGGGCTCGCCCGCGGCGGGGGCGACGGAGCGGATGGTGCCGGTTGGCGCGATTTCGGATGGCGGGATCGAGTACGGACATCGGAGCTCCTCATTGAGCGGGACGGGGCCAATCCCAAACATTGTTTGGGATTGGAGCCATGGTGACAGATCGAACGCGGAGCCCGCAAGCCATTCACGAACTTTGTTCGGTTTTCGAGACGCGGCCGTTACAGTGAAGTCATGGCAACTCGGGGGGCGTACGCGAAGGGCGTCATCAAGCGCGAGGAGATCCTCGACGCGGCGCTCGCAGTCGTCGCCGAGCACGGATACCGCAAGGCCTCGGTGCGCGAGATCGCGGACGCCGCAGGCCTGAGCCCCGCCGGCCTCCTGCACTACTTCGGCACGAAGGAGGAGCTCTTCGTGGCGATCCTCCGCGCGCGAGACGAGCGTGACGCCCGTGTCTACGCCGATGCCGCGGCCGACCCCGTGACGGCGCTCCTCGATGTCATGCGGCACAACGCCTCGGTGCCCGGCCTCGTGCAGCTCTACGCCCAGCTCGCCGCCGAAGCCGGCGACCCCGAGCATCCGGCGCACGCGTACTTCCGGGAGCGCACCGCGACCGTCGAGGGCGCGTCGGTCGCCGGCATCGTGGCCGCGCAGGCCGAAGGAACCGTTCGCAGCGATCTCGATCCGGCGTGGATCATCCGCGCCGTGCACGCGCTCGCCGACGGGCTGCAATCCGCCTGGATGCTCGACCCGAGCGTGGACATGGCGGCGGACATCGAGCAGTTCGTCGCCCTCCTGCGGCCGTGACCGCGCCGGAGAAAGGCCGCTCTCAGGCCGACGGCGCCCCGATGGACTCGCGCCACACGACGCGGTGGACCTCCCCGGGCTTCTCGGGCTCCTCCTCACCACGCACGGCAGCGATCAGCCGACGCATCGAGTGCTCGCCGACCAACGCGCGATCCTGCACGACGCTCGTGAGCGAGGGCACGAGGAAAGCGCTGGTGCCGATGTCGTCCCAACCGGTGACGCTCATGTCTCCCGGCATCGACCACCCGCGCAGCCTCGCCGCCCGCATCGCTCCGATCGCGACGCTGTCGTTCGGGGCGATCAGCGCGAAGGGCGCGGTCTTCTCGGGCAGGCTCCGCACGACCTCGAGTCCGACCTCGCTGGTCCAGTCGCCCTCGATCACGGCGATCGAGTCGAGACCGAGCCGTTCCACTGTCGCGAGATAAGCGTCGCGGCGGGCCACGGCCGAAGGGAAATCGAGCGGACCCGTGATGTGGAGGAAGCGCCGGTGACCCAGTTCGACCAGACGCTCCATCATGACGACGATCGGCTGCGCCTCGGTGAACACTCCGGTGGCATGCATCTCGTCGTCGAACGCCGAGGCCCAGAGCACCACGGGCCCAGCCTCGCGGGAAAGATTGAGGATGCGCTGCGGCAACGGCGTGAACGACAGGAACCCCTCGTACTGTCCGCCGTCGATGAGCTCCTCGACGCGCTCGGCCCGTTCGTCACGATTGTCGGGAAGGCTCAGGATCTCGAGGACGTACCCGGCCTTCTCCGCGGCGAGCGTCGCCCCGCGCAGCATGCTGAGCGGGTTCGGCGCACTCACCGGGAAGACGACGGCGAGGCGCCCCGTGCGCTGCGTGCGCATGGCACGCGCGGCCAGGTTGGGCCGATAGTTCAGCTCGGACGCCGCCTGCAGAACCCGCTCGCGCGTCGCCGGGGCGACGCCGTCACGACCCGTGTAGACGAACGAGACCGTCGATTGCGACACCCCGGCCAGCCGGGCGACGTCTCGACTGGTCGGCCGCTTCTGCATGCTTCCCCGTTTCTGCGCAGTTCGTCCACATTGATCGTTGACGGATCGACTGCTTCTGACCATACTAGGTCAATACGTACTACTACTACGTATTGAAAGCAGCAGCTCAACGAGGACGCAATGCTCAGAATCGGAATCATCGGCACCGGGTCGATCGCCAACGCCCACATCGGCGGCTATCTCGCCTTCGGAGAGGAGTGCGAGGTCGTGGCGCTGGCAGACGTCATGCCAGGGAAGGCCGCGCAGAAGGCCGAGGAGTCGGGGCTCTCCGGAGCGGTCGGCTACGACGATCCGCTGCAGATGATCGCCGAAGCCCGTCTCGATCTCGTGAGCATCGCCACGCCCCCCTCGACCCACGCGGCTCTCTCGATCGCCGCTCTCGACGCCGGCATCCACGTGCTCGTAGAGAAGCCCATGGCGCCCTCGCTCGAAGAGTGCGACGCCGTGCTCGCCGCGCAGCGGCGCTCGGGCGCGCTGCTCTCGGTCGTCGCGCAGAACCGCTTCCGCGACGATCTCGCCACGCTCAAGGCCGTCGTCGACTCCGACCTGCTCGGGGGCATCTCGCACGTGCGCGTCGACTCCGCCTGGTGGCGCGGCCTGCCTTACTACGACCTGTGGTGGCGCGGAACGTGGGAGAAGGAGGGCGGCGGCTGCACCCTGAATCACGCCATCCATCACATCGACCTGCTCCTGTGGCTGCTCGGCCGCCCGAGCGAGATCGCAGCGATGCTCGCGAACGCGCAGCACGACAACAGCGAGGTCGAAGATCTCTCGGTCGCCGTGCTCCGGTATGAGCGCGGTCTGGCGCAGCTCACGAGCTCGGTCGTGCATCACGGCCAGGAGCAGGAGATCGTGATCCAGGGCGAGCACGCTCGCGTCTCGCAGCCGTGGAAGGTGGTCGCAGAGCGATCGGATGCCGCAGGCTTCCCCGCCCAAGGCGGGGACCCCGATCGCGTCGCCGCGATCGAGGAGATCGCCGCGGCCAGGGAGCCGCTCGCGCACACCGGTCACACGGGGCAGATCGGCGACGTGCTCGCGGCGATCCGCGAGGGCCGACCGCCGATCGCCGACGGACACGACGGCCGCAACGCGATCGAGGTCGTGACGGCCATCTACAAGGCGGGCATCGAGCACCAGCTGGTGTCGCTGCCGCTTTCTCCTGACGATCCCTATTACCGCGCCGGGCATCTCGTCGCTCATGCCCCGCGGCTCAACCAGGAGCAGCTCTCGCTCGCCGAGGCCGTGGCGCCATGAGCGTCTCCTCGTTCCCCGGCGGCACCTCGCTGTCGCACCTCGACGTTTATCGCGACGCCGCCCCCGACGGCGTGTGCGGCGGCAGCCCCCACATGCACCTCGTCTCGACCGAGGCGTACGTCGTCGTGTCCGGCACCGGGGCGCTCCAGACCATCGACGGCGACGGGTACCAGGAGACCCCGCTCTCGGCCGGAGCCGTGGTGTGGTTCACGCCCGGCACCATCCACCGCGCCGTGAACCACGACGAGCTCAAGGTCGTCGTGCTGATGAGCAACGCCGGTCTGCCGGAAGCGGGAGACGCCGTCATGACGTTCCCCGCAGCCGTCGTGGCGGATGCCGAGGCCTACGCTCGGGCGGCGGCTCTCGGCGACGCCGAGGGACGTGCGGAGCGCGCGAGGCGACGTCGCGACCTCGCCGTGTCGGGCTTCGAGGCTCTGCGCGACGCGATGCTGGCGGGCGATCAGGCGCCCCTCGAGGCGTTCAGGGCTGCGGCGGGGGCGCTCGTGCGCGACCGTGCGTCCGAGTGGGGCGAGCTCATCCGCGAGCGCCCTCTCGCACAGGCCGAGCAGTCCCTCGCCCTCGCCCGCGCCGTGGCCGAGGGCGACGTGACCCATCTCGACGAAGCCAGGGTGCAGCAGGCCGTGCCCTCAGCCGGCGAACGCGGATTCGGAATGTGCGGACGACTCCGCACGTACGACATGACCGATCAGGAGACCCAGAAGTGAACCACCCCTACACCTTCGATCCGCTGCCCGAGCCTGCGGCGGCACCAGGCGAGTTCAGCTTCGCCGCGGTGGGTCTCGACCACGGCCACATCTACGGCATGGCCGACGGTCTGATCGGCGCTGGGGCGACCGCGAAGTGGGTGTTCGATGCGGATGCCGACAAGGCCGCCTCGTTCGCGAAGCGCTATCCGACCGCCCGCGTCGCCTCCTCGGAGCAGCAGATCCTCGACGACCCGGAGGTGCGGCTCGTAGCCACCGCCGCCATCCCCTCCGAGCGGGCCGCCGTGGCACTGCGAGCGATAGAGGCCGGCAAGGACGCGTTCGTCGACAAGGCTCCTCTGACGAGTTTCGAGCAGCTCGCGGCCGCGCGCGAGGCGACGGCCCGCACCGGACGCAAGTACGCCGTGTACTACGGCGAGCGCCTTCACACCGAGTCGTCGATCCTCGCGGGTCAGTTGATCGAGCGCGGCGCGATCGGCCGAGTGCTGCAGGTCGTCTCGTTCGGCCCGCACCGCATCGGCGGCGGTCGCCCGGGCTGGTTCTACGACCCTGCGCAGTACGGCGGCATCCTGTGCGACATCGGCAGCCACAACTTCGACCAGATCCTGTTCTACACGGGGGCCACGGACGGCCGCATCGTCAGCTCGACGGTCGCGAACTACGCGCACCCCGACACTCCGGGTCTGCAGGACTTCGGCGATGCGCACGTCGTGCTCGACAACGGAGCCTCCGGGTACGTGAGAGTGGACTGGTTCACCCCTGAGGGGCTGGGTGTGTTCGGCGACGGACGCACGATCATCCTCGGCACCGACGGGTACATCGAGCTGCGCAAGTACATCGACATCACGACCGAGAACGGCGGCGGGCAGGTGCTGCTCGTGAACCAGGAGGGACAGTACCGGTTCGACGCGAATGGGATGACCGGCTTCCCCTACTTCGGGCAGTTGATCCGCGACTGCCTCGACGGCACCGAGAACGCGATGACCCAGGCGCACGCCTTCAAGGCGGCGGAGCTGAGCCTGCAGGCCCAGACGTCAGCCGAGGTGCTCGCACCCTGACCCCCGGCGGCGCGCACGCGCCGTCCATTCTCAGAACCACGAGGAGGTGGACCTGAATGCCCGAGATCGTCGAAGCGCCGCTGTCGCTCACCGGCTCCGCGCAGCCCGGCAGCGAGACGCGGGTGATCACGACCGCGCGGCCCCGTCGTCGCGCATTCCGGCGCGACCGGATGCCGCGGGCCCGGCAGTCCTGGCGTCGCGCGCTGACCAAGGACTGGCGGATCTACACGTTCCTGATCGTGCCGATCCTGTTCCTGTTGATCTTCCGCTACGTCCCGATGCTCGGGAACATCATCGCGTTCCGCAGGTTCCGGCCCGGCGGGTCGATCTTCGGCGACGAGTGGGTGGGGTTCTACTACTTCCAGGCGTTCATCTCGAACCAGCAGTTCTGGACGGTGTTCTGGAACACCGTGATCCTCGGCGGCCTCACCCTGCTGATCTGCTTCCCGCTTCCGATCGTGCTCGCGCTCATGCTGAACGAGCTGCGCTCGCGCCGGTTCAAGCGTCTCGTCCAGACGATCTCGTACCTGCCGCACTTCATGTCGATCGTGATCGTCGCGGGGCTCGTGCTGCAGCTGACCTCGCTCAACGGCACGGTCAACCAGATGGTCGAGGCGTTCGGCGCGGACCCCGTGCCGTTCATGCAGCGGCCGGAATGGTTCCGGTCGATCTACGTGTCTTCAGAAGCCTGGCAGACGGTCGGGTGGGGCACGATCCTCTACCTGGCCGCGCTCACCACGATCGACGACCAGCTGTACGAGGCAGCACGCATCGACGGCGCGAACCGCTGGCAGCAGACCTGGCACATCACGCTTCCCGGCATCCGCCCGACCATGATGGTGCTTCTGATCCTGAACATCGGATCGTTCATGTCGGTCGGCTTCGAGAAGGTCCTGCTGCTGCAGAATCCGCTGATCTACTCCACGGCCGACGTCATCTCCACCTATCTCTACCGCGTCGGCATCCAATCCGCGCAGTTCTCCTACGGAACCGCGATCGGACTGTTCGAGGCCCTGATCGGCCTGGTGCTCGTGCTCTTCGCGAACCTCATCTCCCGTCGACTGGTTGGAACCTCGCTATGGTGACCGAAGCTCTGCCTTCCAAGCCCGACATCGCCCATGTGCGCCGGGAGACCGGCGTCATCCGAGAGTCGCTCGGCTATCGCACCTTCCGCGTCGTCAACGCGATCGTGCTCGTGCTGATCTGCATCGTCACCCTCTACCCGTTCGTGAACCTGGTGGCCAAGGCGTTCTCGTCTGAGGGCTACATCGCCGCCGGCGAGGTGAACCTGATCCCGCGCGGTTTCAACATCGACACGTTCCGTGCGGTGATGGGCGACGGACTGTTCTGGACGAACTACGGCAACACGTTCCTGTACACGGTGGTCGGCACGATCATCGCGATGGTCATCACCACCACCTACGCCTACGCGCTCAGCAAGCCGCACCTCAAGGGCCGCACGTTCTTCATCGGCATCGCGGTCTTCACGATGTTCTTCGGCGGAGGACTCATCCCGAACTACATCCTGATCGCGAACACCCTGGGCTGGCGAAACAGCATCTGGGCGGTGGTCGTCCCCGGCGCGCTGAGCGTGTTCAACCTGCTCGTGATGAAGTCGTTCTTCGAGAGCTTCCCGACCGAGCTCGAAGAGGCCGCCGCGATCGACGGACTCTCCACCTACGGCATCTTCTTCCGCATCGTTCTTCCCCTGTCGAAGGCCGTGCTCGCGACCATGACCCTGTTCTATGCGGTCAGCCAGTGGAACTCGTGGTTCAACGCCTTCCTCTTCATGGACGACAAATCGCTCTTCCCCGTGACGATCTACCTGCGCAACCTGATCGCCGCGGCCACCGGCACCTCCGAGATCACGGGCGGCGGTGAGGCGGTGCAGATCGCCTCCAACATCCAGGCCGTCACGATGCTGCTCACCGTGCTCCCGATCATCTGCTTCTACCCCTTCATCCAGCGCTACTTCGTCTCGGGCGTCATGCTCGGGTCGGTCAAGGGCTGACTTCCCGATCCGCGTCGAACGACGACGTTCACACAAAGGAGACACACCATGACCATCACTCGCCGACGCCTGGCGGGCGTCGCAGGCATCGTGACCTTCGCCGTCGCGCTGACGGCGTGCACCTCGGCACCCGTCGACGAGACGGCGGAGGACGGCGGCGTCACGATCGGCGCCGAGCAGTCCGTCGGCGCCATGGACGACTTCGAGGCCGGAACGACCTTCAAGGCCACCGAGCCCGTCGAGTTCTCACTCATGTATCGCGACCACCCCGGGTACCCGGTGAAGGACGACTGGTCCGTCTTCCAGCACCTCGACGCCGACCACAACGTGACGTTCTCGCGCACCGACATCCCGATGTCGGACTTCGATCAGAAGAAGTCGCTGCTGATCGGCAGCGGCGACGCATCTGACATCATCTCGGTGTCGTATTCGGGAACAGAGACCAAGTTCGTCTCGGGCGGCGCGATCCTCCCCGTGTCGGACTACCTCGACTACATGCCGAACTTCCAGGAGAAGGTCTCCGAGTGGGATCTCCAGGACGAGCTCGACAACCGCCGCCAGGCCGACGGCAAGATCTACCTGCTGCCCGGGCTCCGTGAGACGCCGAACGTCGAGTACAGCATCGCGATCCGCGAGGACCTGTGGGAGAAGGCGGGGATCACCGAGGATCCCGAGACCTGGGAGGAGTTCGCCGAGCAGCTCGTGAAGGTGCAGGAGGCGAACCCCGAGCTCAGCTACGCGATGTCGGATCGATGGACCGACGCGACCCCGCTCGGTTCGCTGCTCAACGTGATGGCGCCCAACTACGGCACGGCAGCCGGGTGGCAGTACAACAACACCTGGTACGACGAGGATTCGGACGAGTACGTCTTCACCGGCACGACGGACGAGTACCGTGAACTGATCTCCGATGTCGCGGACCTCGTGGCCGACGGCGTCCTGGACCCGGAGATCACGCAGAGCGACGACCAGGCCACGCAGAAGTTCATCTCCGGCCAGTCGGCCGCGATCGGCAGCAACACCCAGACGCTCTCCGAGTACCGGACGAAGTTCGCGGATGCCGGTCAGCCCGACGTTCCGATCCGCCTGATCTCGATCCCCGGGGGCCCTGCGGGCTCCAACCTCCCGAGCGGCCGCTTCACCTCCGGTTTGATGATCAGCAGCGAGGCGGCGGACAAGCCGTACTTCAAGGCGCTGCTGCAGTTCATCGACTGGCTGTACTACTCCGACCAGGGGATCGAGTTCGCGCAGTGGGGCGTCGAAGGAGAGACCTTCACGAAGGACTCCGATGGCACCCGAACCCTCATGGACGACATCGGCTGGAGCGCCGTGAACGCGGGTGCACCGAAGAAGCTGAACGCCGACTACGGCTACAGCAACGGCGTGTTCCTGCCCGCGAACGGATCGTCGAAGGAGCTCCTGCTCTCGCTCATGACCGACGAGGTCGCCGCGTGGACCGAGAAGCAGCTGGAGTCGAAGAAGCAGCTGCCGGTACCGCCTGCACCGCTGCTCGACGAGATCGAACTCGAGCAGACCTCGCTGCTGCAGACGCAGCTCACGGATGCCGTGCACGCTGCGACGGCCGCCTTCATCACGGGTCAGCGCTCGATCGACTCCGACTGGGACGCCTACGTCGCCGAGATCGAGGGGCTCGGGTCCACCCAGCTCATCGACACCTTCAACACCGCGCTCGCGCGCACGAAGTAGCCGGGGCTTCGCAGATGTCAGGTTCGCGGTCGGGATCATGACATCTGCGAGGTCTCGCCCGCAGCGACAGGAGAGACGCATGAGCGAGAAGAAGAACGAGGCCGTCGACGAGATCGGACGCGGTCCGCTCTCGCGCGGCTCAGTGGTGATCTATCGGATGCTGGTGCTGGAGGCGCAGCTGTTTCTCGCGACGCTCCCCACGAGCCTCGCCGTCCTGCTCCTCGGTCGCGACCCGTCGAATCTGCCGCTGTTCGTCTTGGCGCTGGTGCCGGTCGCCCCCGCCCTCGTCGCGGGTGTCGCCGCGACCCGCGCGGCAGCCGCCGACCCCGACCTGGCACCGGGGCGGCACTTCTTCCGCGCCTACCGGCGTGACCTCGTGGCCACGCTGCGGTGGGCGCTCCCGGCGGCGTTGATCCTCGCCGTGCTGACCGTCAACCTCACCCATCTCGGCGCCGTGGATGGCGGGGCGGCCCTCCGCCCGGCCATCCTCCTTCTCGCAGTGATCGCCCTGATCTGGTGCGGACACATGACCGTGCTCACCGCCACGTTCCGTTTCCGCACTCGCGACGCCGCACGGATCGCGCTCGCGCAGATCCTGCCGCGCTTCGGTTTCTCGCTCGGCGTCCTGTCGCTCGTGGTGATCAGCGCCTTCCTGACCATCGCGTTCTCCGAACTCG includes:
- a CDS encoding MarR family winged helix-turn-helix transcriptional regulator, with protein sequence MTRSARDTVHDSASAPVTLDAARLAAVISPLRRALLSATRASAELPELPEAQIDVLRTLPRGTAKGPAEIAAQLRLGRPTISNLLGAMESDGLVERGADPVDGRRVLVTASPRALDLFERFDSSSSRLVAEAVSRLGDAERSALSEALPALERLCAVLTGADDSASTPTSTETP
- a CDS encoding DUF3237 domain-containing protein, with the protein product MNLPVPVLEPAFDVVVELGPLEDHLDTSAGHRRVVPIVGGRVSGAVDAVIAPGGADWQVVRPDGTIEINGRYTARTTDGDFLLLHAQGLRTGSPDVLARLGRGEDVDPNEYCFRTTVTIETAAPGLAHLQRSLFLASAQRQTDAVRYRAYRVS
- a CDS encoding carboxylesterase/lipase family protein; translated protein: MTEYIEVETAAGRVRGCWRPTTGGRGNVRSAAFLGIPFAEAPVGDLRFQAPVPKEPWEGTLDALSFAPTAQRGDPGVTLIPEPSVPGESTLNVNVFTPSLDGALPVLVWIHGGGYFAGSPASPWYDGRNFNRDGVVTVSISYRLGFDGFGWIEGAPSNRGVRDWLLALEWVQQNIAAFGGDPSRVTIAGQSAGGGAVLTLLGMEKAQHLFHGVYALSGALADVAAPRSEAFGRALAIAGGVEPTVSGFSSLGEERVLELQKKATELGPKSLTSMIDEGLPLGPSVDGDLLPRPTLEALAAGVGAEKPLVLGSTDDEFTMAMTGAAKALRWVPQALLLNRLGVPKTIRRDYLGANADVVALGKTRLAGRVLTDRMFRTAVLDVAAARGDAPTWAYRFSWPSGHFGFAEHCLDVPFFFDCLDGPAMEPLAGPNPPQELADELHAAAVSLVVDGDPGWPAHHGDAGTVRVWDTPVRDVADGYASVKALRSLGS
- a CDS encoding MFS transporter, whose protein sequence is MFGIGPVPLNEELRCPYSIPPSEIAPTGTIRSVAPAAGEPAASPPANRRLLPSLLVASLTLFATYGGLIAILLPSQILLIDEAGKVGNLAVVTTVSFVFTLFAQPIVGALSDRTRSRFGRRAPWMVLGAIVGGIFLFGLGSLTEIVWIAVFWTIIQVALNFFQAPLTAITADRFPRSKRGGASAMIGLGTQLGMTVGIMLAGAFAAQVGIGYSAFGAAVIVVSLLFALVNRDWSSKEAAVEPFRWGAFFRGFWISPRRHPDFAWAFTARFLLILGYFVVSAFQLYMLTDYIGLELAEAQGAVVTLTLVAFVPTLIAIALSGWWSDRVGRRKVFIYAASVVMIAGLAMPLIQPNMTGMILMAIVNGVGFGLYMSVDAALMTEVLPNEGVSAGKDLGILNVATNVPQALSPAIGGVIITSLGGYPMLFVFAIVFVILAAIATAPIKGVR
- a CDS encoding TetR/AcrR family transcriptional regulator, giving the protein MATRGAYAKGVIKREEILDAALAVVAEHGYRKASVREIADAAGLSPAGLLHYFGTKEELFVAILRARDERDARVYADAAADPVTALLDVMRHNASVPGLVQLYAQLAAEAGDPEHPAHAYFRERTATVEGASVAGIVAAQAEGTVRSDLDPAWIIRAVHALADGLQSAWMLDPSVDMAADIEQFVALLRP
- a CDS encoding LacI family DNA-binding transcriptional regulator; its protein translation is MQKRPTSRDVARLAGVSQSTVSFVYTGRDGVAPATRERVLQAASELNYRPNLAARAMRTQRTGRLAVVFPVSAPNPLSMLRGATLAAEKAGYVLEILSLPDNRDERAERVEELIDGGQYEGFLSFTPLPQRILNLSREAGPVVLWASAFDDEMHATGVFTEAQPIVVMMERLVELGHRRFLHITGPLDFPSAVARRDAYLATVERLGLDSIAVIEGDWTSEVGLEVVRSLPEKTAPFALIAPNDSVAIGAMRAARLRGWSMPGDMSVTGWDDIGTSAFLVPSLTSVVQDRALVGEHSMRRLIAAVRGEEEPEKPGEVHRVVWRESIGAPSA